In Pseudomonas deceptionensis, a single window of DNA contains:
- a CDS encoding transposase, producing the protein MEKYTEQVKLSAVRDYCSGSAGHREVAHRHGVDVSSLRKWIAAYQALGAAALMSLIQSAKLNGKRPAKSPS; encoded by the coding sequence ATGGAAAAATATACAGAGCAGGTAAAGCTCTCGGCTGTCAGGGATTATTGTTCCGGAAGCGCAGGCCACAGAGAGGTTGCGCATAGACATGGCGTCGATGTTTCATCGCTTCGAAAGTGGATCGCGGCATACCAGGCGCTCGGTGCTGCGGCGCTGATGAGTTTGATCCAGTCAGCCAAGCTCAACGGTAAGCGCCCGGCGAAGTCACCTAGCTGA